One Nicotiana sylvestris chromosome 12, ASM39365v2, whole genome shotgun sequence genomic window carries:
- the LOC138883030 gene encoding uncharacterized protein gives MRSMEQSLKNIQGLSGQKSVSYADLCMFPHVHLLLGFKTPKFEKYDRHGDPTAHLKRYCNQLGGASGKEEFFMAYFGESLDGIASEWYMDQDISRWHIWDDLARDFVRQFQYIIDIAPDRNSLLNLKKKSSKIFREYAVEWREQAARVKPPMDEMEMSEMGKPFAEAIKIGEMVENGLKTGYILSQFAIRATSQAIQSGTGGVANRKKKEEVAMVASGSRNPRPPRNYFRPNTPQHYYPYQDVAYTMAPQPYAVMNAQPYARPQQKLNQN, from the exons ATGAGGAGCATGGAGCAGAGCCTTAAGAATATACAGggtttgagcggacaaaagagcgtatcCTACGCTGATCTGTGTATGTTCCCACATGTACATTTACTcttgggtttcaagaccccaaagtttgagaagtatgaCAGGCACGGGGATCCCACAGCCCATCTCAAGAGGTACTGCAATCAACTGGGAGGAGCAAGTGGAAAAGAGGAGTTTTTCATGGCTTATTTTGGAGAGAGCCTGGACGGCATTGCATctgaatggtacatggaccaggatatatctcgttggcatatttgggatgatctggctcgagattttgtcaggcagtttcagtaTATAATAGACATAGCTCCTGATAGGAATTCTCTGTTGAACCTCAAGAAGAAGTCCTCGAAAATCTTTCGAGAGTATGCTGTTgaatggcgcgaacaagcggccagagtcaagcctccaatggatgaaaTGGAGATG TCTGAGATGGGGAAACCGTTTGCTGAGGCCATAAAAATTGGTGAGATGgtcgagaatggtctgaaaacagggtACATATTGAGTCAGTTCGCCATAAGGGCTACATCCCAAGCGATTCAAAGCGGGACCGGAGGTGTAGCGAataggaagaagaaggaagaagtggcAATGGTGGCTTCAGGTTCGAGAAACCCCCGTCCACCCAGAAATTACTTCCGTCCAAACACACCACAACATTATTATCCTTATCAGGATGTGGCCTATACTATGGCCCCTCAGCCATATGCAGTAATGAACGCCCAGCCATACGCTAGGCCACAACAAAAACTTAaccaaaactga